A single Drosophila ananassae strain 14024-0371.13 chromosome 3L, ASM1763931v2, whole genome shotgun sequence DNA region contains:
- the LOC6494472 gene encoding serine/threonine-protein phosphatase alpha-3 isoform translates to MKKLFHKSDGRSSDRRSSDRKSFKPDESVNLDMLIGKLKLAADFASMAQLTTREIETVCSLARQLFLDEPCLLELRAPINLLGDIHGQYANLLRYFNSNGYPPDTAYLMLGDYVDRGKQSIETLTLLLALKVKYPHRFFLLRGNHESASLNQFYGFYDECKRRYTVKMWRTFVDCYNCMPLAAVIENNIFCCHGGLSPHLFSLDQIREIKRPIDVPDSGVVCDILWSDPDVRVIGWGQNERGVSYTFGSDVVSSFLHRFGFTLVCRGHQVVEDGYEFFAKRQLVTIFSAPNYCGEFDNAGAMMCVDEDLLCTFRIQRPVAKAFVKMKGF, encoded by the coding sequence ATGAAGAAGTTATTCCACAAGTCCGACGGGAGGAGTTCCGACAGGAGGAGTTCCGACCGGAAATCCTTCAAGCCCGATGAAAGTGTCAACCTGGACATGCTCATCGGCAAGCTGAAGCTGGCGGCGGACTTCGCCTCCATGGCCCAGCTGACCACCCGGGAGATCGAGACGGTCTGCTCCCTGGCCAGGCAGCTCTTCCTGGACGAGCCCTGCCTGCTCGAGCTCCGGGCGCCGATCAATCTGCTGGGCGACATCCACGGGCAGTACGCCAACCTGCTGCGCTACTTCAACTCGAACGGGTATCCGCCGGACACCGCGTACCTGATGCTCGGCGACTACGTGGATAGGGGGAAGCAGTCCATCGAAACCCTGACCCTGCTCCTGGCCCTGAAGGTGAAGTACCCGCACAGGTTCTTCCTGCTGCGAGGCAACCACGAGAGCGCCAGCCTGAATCAGTTCTACGGGTTCTACGACGAGTGCAAGCGGCGCTACACGGTGAAGATGTGGCGCACCTTCGTCGACTGCTACAACTGCATGCCCCTGGCGGCGGTCATCGAGAACAACATCTTCTGTTGTCACGGCGGCCTCAGTCCCCACCTGTTCAGCTTGGACCAGATCCGGGAGATAAAGAGACCCATCGATGTGCCCGACTCGGGGGTCGTCTGCGACATCCTCTGGTCGGATCCGGACGTCAGGGTTATCGGTTGGGGGCAAAACGAGCGGGGCGTCAGCTACACCTTCGGCTCGGATGTGGTCAGCTCGTTTCTGCATCGCTTCGGGTTCACCCTCGTCTGTCGGGGTCACCAGGTGGTGGAGGACGGGTACGAGTTTTTCGCCAAGcgtcagctggtcaccatcttCTCGGCCCCCAACTACTGCGGCGAGTTCGACAACGCCGGGGCGATGATGTGCGTGGACGAGGACCTGCTCTGCACTTTCCGCATCCAGAGGCCGGTAGCGAAGGCGTTCGTCAAGATGAAGGGCTTTTGA
- the LOC6496115 gene encoding proclotting enzyme: MKLQFILIVCCAAFCLGSPTKKVRPLQGDLFNWISSIVFSPTTPTTTTTAATTTSTRTTRVTTTTTTTTTTTPPPVESPPIERDCSTCRCGLINTLHKIIGGQETRVHQYPWMAVILIYKTFYCSGSLINDLYVLTAAHCVEGVPPELMTLQFLEHNRSQPNEDHRIQRSVTRVKVHELYNPWSFDNDIALLRLDQPVDVTNPRLRPICLPVFYHSFDHEVAIVTGWGSQREGGPASDTLREVEVVVLTQSECQNETSYKPGQITDNMLCAGNTAEGGKDACSGDSGGPLQTVFDEMPGQYQLAGIVSWGVGCARPQAPGVYTRVNQYLNWVAKNTPGACHCMPYPEEDY, encoded by the exons ATGAAGCTGCAGTTCATTCTGATCGTCTGTTGCGCCGCTTTCTGCTTGGGATCTCCTACCAAGAAAGTGCGACCCCTGCAGGGAGATCTCTTCAACTGGATAAGTTCCATAGTTTTTTCGCCAACCACGCCCACGACAACCACTACCGCCGCCACAACCACATCTACAAGGACCACCAGAGTAACCACAACCACTACAACTACGACTACCACCACCCCACCCCCTGTGGAAAGTCCGCCCATTGAGAGGGACTGCAGCACCTGTCGCTGCGGTCTGATTAATACTCTGCACAAAATCATAGGGGGTCAGGAGACCAGGGTGCACCAGTACCCCTGGATGGCCGTCATCCTGATCTACAAGACCTTCTACTGCTCCGGATCCCTGATCAACGATCTCTACGTGCTGACAGCCGCCCACTGCGTGGAGGGAGTGCCCCCGGAGTTGATGACCCTGCAGTTCCTGGAGCACAATCGCAGCCAGCCGAACGAGGACCATCGCATCCAGAGATCGGTCACCAGGGTGAAGGTGCACGAGCTGTACAATCCGTGGAGTTTCGACAATGACATAGCTCTGCTGCGCCTCGACCAGCCTGTGGATGTTACGAATCCGCGCCTGCGACCGATCTGCCTGCCCGTATTCTATCACAGCTTCGACCACGAAGTGGCCATCGTCACCGGGTGGGGATCTCAGAGGGAGGGCGGACCTGCCAGCGACACTTTACGG GAAGTGGAAGTGGTGGTCCTAACCCAGTCTGAGTGTCAGAATGAAACATCCTACAAGCCCGGACAAATCACGGACAATATGCTGTGTGCAGGAAACACTGCGGAGGGGGGCAAGGACGCCTGCAGCGGGGACAGCGGAGGACCTCTTCAGACCGTCTTCGACGAAATGCCGGGACAGTACCAGCTGGCCGGCATAGTGTCCTGGGGAGTGGGATGCGCCAGGCCCCAGGCCCCGGGGGTCTACACGAGGGTGAACCAGTACCTGAACTGGGTGGCCAAGAATACGCCCGGTGCCTGCCACTGCATGCCCTATCCGGAGGAGGATTATTAG
- the LOC6496116 gene encoding glutamic acid-rich protein, with amino-acid sequence MSRHRANRRGQQKLHIPIEEDFLTIEEAPRVREEIRVEDEQLVEMLVESSRPSPTDHLDLLEFLDTLEVPQELAISECGGEVPDSPTREVEEEKCPTPPPEIQTVPSSTNSKQNQEAVDNRRRIFRQLGRNVPETPSQHPIQGYPFVMKLFLAAGSPAFPFLKWSESGLELEVDYVGLQEHLASGSSMFRSRSAVEFTAQLLDLGFERLWSRTSEDPQGGCIQLFFQHPKFAKGQLEELKALVEEIGQNQIEESLDMQRDRQRARPRVQDLKEDEDKEELQLPPLYQAPMAHMDRMSKRGDLCTSFHTFRAPLQIVRSRFQTLLAYQVDVQVLKDRKDSPATPQSTGKKSRNTSNNQPTEKTPAPKDSSSKFVKPQDSVITIGIGQAPDYAGFYGNVELGKVNEFFSEYLPRYGSKITGYKDIVMEATNKSNGFQQNLPIGLDYSDDDDDALPPISSCSMEVDVDVQPSTSAAARSKSSSRKPVDDMDLEQAMQELCDGPNANQPEKTSGSSSKAKPKPRGKPKSKKRLAKLLQSSSSENDDVKEFSPEPVKEAHEVVPSRTIKKEKIELVDEEDPENSFIVEIEVQDDAQMTLESEETPEQQMKELHGVGADNESEVEEAEEEGEDEEEAEAEAEDDEEEEVEEEEEEEEEVEEDDDDDYNDKNVQYRTDPQPAKRRRYDLRNSKRSSL; translated from the coding sequence ATGTCCAGGCACCGGGCCAATCGGCGCGGCCAACAGAAGCTGCATATACCCATCGAGGAGGATTTTCTGACCATCGAGGAGGCTCCGAGGGTTCGGGAGGAGATCAGGGTCGAGGACGAACAGCTGGTCGAGATGCTGGTCGAGTCGAGTCGACCTTCGCCCACGGACCATCTGGACCTGCTTGAGTTTCTGGACACGCTCGAGGTGCCGCAGGAGCTGGCCATTTCGGAGTGCGGCGGCGAGGTGCCCGACAGCCCAACGCGCGAAGTTGAAGAGGAGAAGTGTCCCACACCGCCTCCGGAGATCCAAACAGTCCCCAGTAGCACCAATTCCAAGCAGAATCAGGAGGCCGTGGACAACCGCAGAAGGATCTTCCGGCAGCTGGGCAGGAATGTGCCGGAGACGCCCTCGCAGCACCCTATCCAGGGCTATCCGTTTGTGATGAAGCTCTTTCTGGCCGCCGGCAGTCCAGCGTTTCCTTTCCTGAAGTGGTCCGAAAGCGGCCTGGAACTGGAGGTGGACTACGTGGGCCTGCAGGAGCACCTGGCCAGCGGGAGCTCGATGTTCCGTTCCCGCAGTGCCGTGGAGTTCACGGCTCAGCTATTGGATCTGGGCTTCGAGAGGCTCTGGTCGCGAACCTCCGAAGATCCCCAAGGAGGCTGCATCCAGCTGTTCTTCCAGCATCCCAAGTTCGCGAAGGGCCAACTGGAGGAGCTGAAGGCGTTGGTGGAGGAGATCGGCCAGAACCAAATCGAGGAAAGCCTTGATATGCAGCGAGATCGACAGCGGGCGCGGCCGCGGGTCCAGGATCTGAAGGAGGACGAGGACAAGGAGGAGCTGCAGCTGCCACCGCTCTACCAGGCACCCATGGCACACATGGACCGGATGAGCAAGCGGGGCGACCTCTGCACCTCGTTCCACACCTTCCGCGCACCCCTGCAGATCGTCCGCTCCCGCTTCCAGACCCTGCTCGCCTACCAGGTGGACGTCCAGGTGTTAAAGGATCGCAAAGACTCCCCCGCTACCCCACAGTCCACCGGAAAAAAGTCTCGCAACACTTCCAACAATCAGCCCACGGAAAAGACTCCAGCCCCTAAGGATTCCAGCTCGAAGTTCGTGAAGCCACAGGACTCTGTCATCACCATAGGTATCGGCCAAGCCCCGGACTATGCCGGGTTTTATGGGAACGTGGAACTGGGCAAGGTGAACGAGTTCTTCTCAGAGTACCTGCCCCGTTACGGCAGCAAGATAACCGGATACAAGGACATCGTCATGGAGGCCACCAACAAGTCGAACGGCTTCCAGCAGAACCTTCCCATTGGCCTGGACTACTcggacgacgacgacgatgccCTGCCACCCATATCCTCGTGCAGCATGGAGGTGGACGTCGACGTCCAGCCCTCCACTTCGGCGGCGGCCAGGTCGAAGTCCTCGAGCCGCAAGCCCGTGGACGACATGGACCTGGAGCAGGCGATGCAGGAGCTGTGCGATGGGCCCAACGCGAACCAACCCGAGAAGACCTCGGGGAGCAGTAGCAAAGCCAAGCCCAAGCCCAGGGGCAAGCCCAAGTCGAAAAAGCGCCTTGCGAAGCTGCTGCAGTCCAGTTCCAGCGAAAACGACGACGTCAAGGAGTTCTCGCCGGAGCCGGTCAAGGAAGCACACGAAGTGGTCCCCTCCAGGACTataaaaaaggagaaaataGAGCTCGTGGACGAGGAGGATCCGGAGAATTCGTTCATTGTGGAGATCGAGGTGCAGGACGATGCGCAGATGACGCTGGAGAGCGAGGAGACTCCGGAGCAGCAGATGAAGGAGCTCCATGGGGTCGGCGCGGACAATGAGTCCGAGGTCGAGGAAGCAGAGGAGGAGGGCGAAGAtgaggaggaggcggaggcggaggcggaggatgacgaagaagaagaagtggaggaggaggaggaggaggaggaagaggtcgaggaggacgacgacgatgatTACAACGACAAAAATGTGCAGTACCGGACCGATCCGCAGCCGGCGAAGCGGAGGCGCTACGACCTCCGCAACTCGAAGAGGAGCTCCCTCTGA